The Oceanithermus desulfurans sequence CACGGGCCCCGGAGCCGCATCTTCGACCAGGCCGAGAACCGGCTGCATACGGTCAAGGCGGTGCTCGCGCACTACCTGGGAGGCCGCCCTTGGTCCGGGTAGCCATCTTGGGGGCCAGCGGCTACGGGGGCTCGGAGCTGATCCGCATCCTCGGCCGCCACCCCGGGGTCCGGCTCGTGGGCTTCAGCAGCCGCGCCTACGCCGGCCGCCCGCTCTCGGCCGCCTGGCCCCAGATCGACCTGAACACCCCCTTCGTCCAGGTGGAGGAGGCGGTGGCCGAGGCCGAGCTGGTCTTCATGGCGCTCCCCAACGGCATCGCCATGAAGCTGGCCCCGCAGCTGGTGGAGGAGGGCCGGCGGGTCATCGACCTCTCGGGGGACTTCCGGCTGCCGCCCGACGTCTACGAGGCCTGGTACGGCATCCGCCACGCCAGCCCCGACTGGTACCCCCGCGCCCGCTACGGGCTCACCGAGCTGTTCCGCGAGGACCTGCCCGGCGCCGAGCTGGTGGCCAACCCGGGCTGCTACGTGACCGCGGCCAGCCTGGCGCTGGCGCCGCTGGTGGCCGCGGAGCTCGACGGGCGCGTGGTCGTCACCGCCATGAGCGGCGTCTCGGGGGCCGGGCGCGACGCCGGCGGCACGGCGTTCGCCGAGGTGAACGAGAACCTGCGGCCCTACAAGCCCGCGGGCCGGCACCGCCACACCGCAGAGATCGAGTTCAACCTGGCGCGGCTGCGCGCCCAGGGGCGGTCCCTGCGGACCCACGGGCCCGCCGAAGCACGGCCGCTTTCGTTCACGCCCCACCTGGTGCCGATGACCCGCGGCATCCTGGTGACCGCCTACGTTGACCCGCCCCGCGGGGTCGCGCCGGGGGAGCTCGCGGAGCTGTTCGCGACCTTCTACGCCGGAGAGCGCTTCGTCCGCCTGAGCGAGGACCTGCCCCAGACCAAGGGGGTCTACGGAGCCAACACCGTCTGGATCAGCCCCAGGCTCGACGAGCGCACCGGGCAGATCGTCGTCTTCGCGGCCATCGACAACCTGGTCAAGGGGGCTTCGGGTCAGGCGGTGCAGAACATGAACGTCGTGCTCGGCTACGACGAGGGGCTGGGTCTGGAGACCCACGGGCTTTGGCCCTAGGAGGTACGGCATGCGCTTACCCGAAGGATTCACGGCCGGTGCGACGGCCAGCGGCATCAAACCCAGCGGTCGCCCCGACCTTGCGCTGGTGCGGATCGAACCCGAGGCCGCATGGGCCTACGTGGCCACCACCAACCGCGCCGCCGCGCCCTGCGTGGGGCGCGGCCGGCGGCTCTACGCAGACGGAGCCCCGGTCGCGGGCCTGATCGTCAACGCCGGGAACGCCAACTGCGCCACCGGCGAACGGGGTGTCCTTGACGACCGGCGCCTCGCCGAGCTGGCCGCAGAGCGCCTGGGGGTGGAGCCCCGGACGGTGCTCACCGCCTCGACCGGCGTGATCGGCGTGCCCCTTCCCGTCGCCAAGGTCGAGGCCCACATCGGTGCGATCGAGCTCACGCACGACCTGGACGCCTTCGCCGAGGCGATCCTCACCACGGACACCCGCGTCAAGTTGAGCGAGCGGTCGCTGCCCGGCGGGGCGCGGGTGGTGGGGGTGGCCAAGGGCAGCGGGATGATCCACCCCAACATGGCGACGATGCTGGCCTACCTGTTCACCGACGCGGCCGTGGACCCGGATGCGCTGCGTCGCCGCTGGCCGCAGGTGGTGGGGGCCACCTTCAACCAGGTCACCGTCGACGGCGACACCTCGACCAACGACATGGCCGTGCTCTTTGCCAGCGGCCGCGCGGGACCGGTGGCCGACGGGGCCTTCTGGGAGGCGGTTTTCGCCGTGGCCCGGGATCTGGCGCGGCAGATCGCCCGCGACGGCGAGGGGGCCGAGAAGCTGATCACGGTGCGGGTGCGCGGAGCGGCGAGCGAAGCGGAGGCGCGCACCGCGGCGCGCGCGGTGGCGGCGAGCGCGCTCTGGAAGGCCGCCGTGCACGGCAACGACCCCAACTGGGGGCGCATCCTGGTGGCCCTCGGGTATTCGGGGGCCCGCTTCGAGCCCGAGCGGCTGGAGATCCGCCTGCAGGAGACGGTGATCTACGACGGCGGTGCGGTGCCCTACAGCGGCATCGCCCTCTCGCAGGCGATGCAGGCGGAGGAGGTCGTGGTGGACGTCGACTTCCGCGAGGGGGAGGGTGCGGCCGAGGCCTGGGGCTGCGACCTCACCGAGGGTTACGTCAAGATCAACGCCGAGTACACCACCTAGCCGCCGGTAGGGGTGGAAAACCCGTTCCCGTGGGATGTTTCGCCCCCGTGCTGTGCTATACTTTAATGCGTAACATAACTTGGAGGTGATGGTATGAGGAAGGTTCTGGCAGTTGCAGCGTTGATGATGGTGTTGTCCTTCGCCTCGGCCAAGAGCTACATGGGTGTGTTCTCGGGTTACCCCGAAGCCATCGGTGTGCAGTACACCATGGACAGCGGCATGCGGTTCAGCATCGGACTGCCGGTCTTCGGCGGATTCGGCGTGGCGGGTTCGGCGGACATGATCATGGGGAGCGGACCCATCGACGTCGAGGGCTTGGACCTCAGCTACTACTACGGGGCCGGCGCCTCGGCTTACTTCGTGAACTACAGCATCTACGGCAGCGCCTTCGGCGTGAACGGTCACGGCCTGCTGGGCGTCGAATGGATGATTCCCGACACCAACTTCGGGGTCTTCTCGGAAGCCCAGATCGGCGCCGAGTACGACTCGTACTTCGCCTTCAGCCCCTTCTTCGGCGGCCGTTTCGGCGTCAACTTCCGCTAATCTTCGGCTGGTACGATGGGGGAGATGCGCAGGTATCTCCCCCTTCTCCTTTTGCTCCTGCTGGCCGGATGTTCCCGCAGCGGCGACGCGATGGCCCCGCTTCTGGGCATCACCCAGCCGCGCAGCGGCGCGGTGAGCGAAGGGCAGAAGGTGACCGTCGAGGGCTACGCCTTCGACGACTCCGGCGTCGAAAGCGTGCGCGTGGGCGGGCAGGAGGTGCTGCCCCAGGCCGAGCGGGGCCGCAAGCTGGTGCAGTTCCGCTTCCTCGTGGAGGCCAAGAAGGGCGGCCAGGTCGAGCTCGAGCTCGAGGCGCAGGACACCGGCGGCCAGGTGCGCCAGCTCAAGCTGCCGCTCACCCTGGACACCGAGAAGCCCAAGCTGGTGCTCGAGCGCGTCGAGCTGACCGAGGACAAGCTGCTCCGTATCGTGGGTAAGGCGACCGACGACGTGGAGGTGGACCGCGTGGTCGTCAAGTACGGCAAGACCTTCAGCCGCCTGCCGCTGCCGCGGGGCAAGGAGGTCAGCTTCATGATCCAGGTGCCCGCCGCCTCGGCCACGGTAATCGCCGTGGACGCCGTCGGGCAGCGGGTCGAGCGCGTGGCCAAGCCTTGACAGCCCCCCGCGGGGTTGATACCATATCCCGTGCTGGGCTGCATGCGAGGGCGATTAGCTCAGCTGGTTAGAGCGCACGCCTGATAAGCGTGAGGTCGGTGGTTCAAGTCCACCATCGCCCACCAAAAAGCCGGGGAAACCCGGCTTTTTTGTTGGCGTTTCACCGTGGGCTGGTAGCATGAAGGCGTGATCGACCCCGAACTGCAACGCCTGGCGGGCGAGGTGCGCGGGCTGCTCGCCGAAGGTCTGGAAGCGCTCGCGCGGGCCGGGGAGACGACAACCCCCCTGCGCCAGGCCCTTCAGGACCTGGAAGGCCCCTTCCTGCTCGTGGTCGCGGGCGAGTTCAACAGCGGCAAGTCGAGCCTGCTCAACGCCCTCCTCGGCCGCGAGCTGCTGCGCGAGGGGGTGACCCCGACGACCGACCGCATCCAGTGGATCGCCTACGGCGAGGAGCCGGGCAGCCGGGCCCTGGAGCCGGGTCTGGTGGTGCTGCGCCTGCCCCACCCCCTGCTCAAGGACGTCCACCTGGTGGACACCCCGGGCACCAACGCGGTGATCGAGCACCACCAGATCCTGACCGAGCGCTTCCTCCCCCGTGCCGACCTGATCCTCTTCACCACCAGCGCCGACCGACCCTACACCGCCAGCGAGCGCGACTTTCTCGAGCTGATCCGGGGTTGGGGCAAGAAGGTCGTGCTCGTGGTGAACAAGCTCGACCTGCTGGGCCCCGACGAGGCCGAAGAAGTGCTCGCCTACGTCCGCGAGCAGGCCGCCCGCACGCTGGGCGTCGAGCCCCCGGTCTTCGGGGTTTCGGCCCGGCGGGCGCGCGCCGGGGAGGACGGGGGCGTAAAGGAGCTGGAAGCCTTCATCGAGCGCGTGCTGCGCGAGGAAGCGGCGCGCATCAAGCTGGGCTCGCCCCTGGGCGTGCTCGAGCGCCTGCTTGAGCAGGGCGGGGAGCGGCTCGGGCGCGAGGCCGAAGCGCTGGCGGCCGAACTGGAGACCTGCGCCCGCCTGGAAGCCCTGCTCGCGCGTCATGAGCGGCGGGTACGCGAAGAGTTCCGGGGCCAGACGGCGCAGCTGCGCGAGGTGGTGGCGGCCGTCCAGCGGCGCGCGGCGCGCTGGCTCGACGAGACGCTGCGCTTCGGCCGCCTCTTCGACCTGATGAACGCGAGCAAAATCCAGAAGTCCTTTGAGGCCGAGGTGGTGGGCGAGGCCCACCGCGAGCTCGAACGCAAGATCCAGGAGAGCCTGGCCTGGCTCGCCCGCGCTGAGCGCGACCTCCTGGCCTCCGCCCTCGACCTCCTGAACACCCGGGGCGGCGCCCGCGCCTACGACGACGGGGCGCCGACCCTCTCGGAGCAGGTGACGCGGGCGCTGGAAGCCTACGATTCCGAGGCCGAGGCGCGCGACCTCCAGGGGCTGCTCAGCCGCGCGCTGCAGCACACCGCGCTGGCCGAGCTGGGCGCGGTGGGCCTGGGTGCGGGGTTGGCGCTGGCGCTGCACGGTCTCGCCGCCGACGTGACCGGCGTCACCGCCGGTCTGGTGGCGGCGGTGCTGGGGCTCTCCATCCTGCCGCGGCGCAAGCGCGCCGCGCAGCGGCGGGTCGACGAAGGGCTCGACCGCCTCGAGCGCGAGCTCAGCGAGGGGCTCGAGGCCACCCTGGAGGGCGAGCTGGGCCGCTCGGCCGCGCGCTTCCGCGCGCTCTACCGCGACCGCTGCGCCGAGCTTCAGGACCGCCAGCAAACGCTGCAGGCGCTCCGGGAGCGCCTGCAGGAGCTGCGCCGGCGGGCCGGCGCCCTCAGGATCGAGCTCGAAGCCTAGGGTTCGATGCGGCTGCCCAGCACCTTCAGGAACTGGCGGATCCACTCGGGGTGCGCGGGCCACGCCGGCGCGGTGACGAAGTTGCGGTCGGTGTGGGCGTTGGTGAAGGTGTCGTTCGGACCGATGTACTTCGCACCCGCCAGCTCCACCTCAGGCCCCACGGCCGGGTAGGCGCTGATCTCGTACCCCTCGATCACCCGCGCCGCGGCCAGGATCTGGGCTCCGTGGCAGATCGCGGCGATGGGCTTGCCCGCAGCGGCGAAGGCCTGGGTGTGCTTGATCACGCGCGGGTTGAGCCGCAGGTACTCGGGGGCGCGGCCGCCGGGTATGAGCAGGGCGTCGTAGTCGTCGGGGTTCACCAGGTCGAAGTCGGCGTTCACCGCGAAGTTGTGCCCCACCTTCTCGCTGTAGGTCTGGTCGCCTTCGAAGTCGTGGATGGCGGTCTTGACGGTGTCGCCCGGCTTCTTTCCGGGGCAGACCGCGTCCACCTGGTGCCCCGCCATGAGCAGCATCTGGAAGGGCACCATCGCTTCGTAGTCCTCCATGTAGTCGCCGACGAACATCAGGATCTTCTTCTGCGCCACCTCAAACCTCCTTTTCCGTTCGCCCACCATTCTACAAAAGAAAAGGCGCGGGGCCGGCGGCCCCGCGCGCTTGGCCTGCGGATCCTCAGACCTGGTTGAGCATGATCGCCCGCTTCACCTCTTCGATCAGGTGGGTGACGGGAATCTCGCGCGGGCAGGCCTCGGTGCAGTTGTAGGCGGTGCGGCAGCGCCAGACGCCGCCGCCGCCCGAAAGGGCGCGGAAGCGCTCGGCATTGCCCTGGTCGCGGCTGTCGAAGATGAAGCGGTGGGCGTTGACGATGGCCGAGGGGCCGATGTAAGTGCCGTTGATCCAGAAGACGGGGCAGGAGGTGGTGCAGGCCGCGCAGAGGATGCACTTGGTGCCCTCGTCGAAGATCTCGCGTTCTTCGGGGCTTTGCAGGCGCTCGCGGGCGGGCGGGGGGTCGTCGTTGATGAAGTAGGGTTTGACCGCCTTGTAGGCCTTGAAGAAGGGCTCCATGTCGACGACCAGGTCCTTCTCCACCGGGAGGCCGCGGATGGGTTCGATGGTGATCGTGTCCCCGCTCAGGTCCTGCACCAGCGTCTTGCAGGCCAGCCGGTTGACGCCGTTGATCATCATCGCGCAGGAACCGCAGATGGCGTGGCCGCAGCTGCGCCGGAAGGCGAGGGTGCCGTCGGTCTCCCACTTCACCTTGTGCAGCAGGTCAAGGACCCGGTCCATGGGATCGGCGTCCAGCTGGTAGCTCTCCCAGTGGGGGGCCTGATCCGCTTCGGGGTTGTACCGCAAGAGTTTCAGATTTACGCGCATCGTCCCCTCCCTAGTAGGTGCGCGGCTTGGGCTCGAAGCGGCCCAGCACCACGGGCTTGTACGCGAAGCGCACCTTGCCGGGGGTCTCCCGGTAAACCAGGGTGTGCTTCAGCCAGTTGTCGTCGTCGCGGTCCGGGTAGTCCTCGCGGGCGTGCGCGCCGCGCGACTCCTTCCGGTTCTTGGCGGAGTGCACCAGCGCCTCGGCGTTGTCGAGCAGGAAGCCCAGCTCGAGCGCGTCGATGAGGTCGGCGTTGAACCGGTCCCCCTTGTCCTGGATGACGACGTTCTGGTAGCGCTCCATCAGCTCCTGGACGATGCCCACCTGCTTCCCCAGCAGCTCCTCGGTGCGGAAGACCGAGGCGTTGTCCATCATGGTTTCCTGGAGGTCCTTGCGGATGGCGAAGGGCGTCTCGCCCTGGCTGCGCGACTTGATGCCGTCGATCAGCTCGCGGCTCGGGTCGGCGGCGTCGGGGGGCAGGTCGATGAAGGACTCGACCTCCGAGAAGCGCGCGGAGGCCAGGCCGGCGCGGCGCCCGAAGACCACCAGGTCGCCCAGCGAGTTCGTACCCAGGCGGTTGGCGCCGTGGAGGCTGACGCAGGCGGCCTCGCCCACCGCGTAGAGGCCCGGGATCACGGTGCCGTCGCCGTCCTTGATCACCTCGCCGTTCAGCGTGGTGGGGATGCCGCCCATGGCGTAGTGGGCGGTCGGCACCACCGGGATCGGCTCCTTGATCGGGTCGACGCCCAGGTAGGTGCGCGAGAACTCGGCGATGTCGGGGAGCTTGTGCTCGATGATGTCCGGGTCGAGGTGGGTGAGGTCGAGGCAGATGTAGTCCTTGTTGGGCCCGCAGCCGCGCCCTTCCTTGATCTCCAGGTACATGGCGCGGCTGACCATGTCGCGCGGCGCCAGGTCCTTGATCGTGGGGGCGTAGCGCTCCATGAAGCGTTCGCCGCTCGCGTTGCGCAGGATGCCGCCCTCGCCGCGGGCGCCCTCGGTGACCAGGATGCCCAGGCGGTAGAGGCCGGTGGGGTGGAACTGGAAGAACTCCATGTCCTCCAGGGGGATCCAGCCCTTGCGGTAGAGGATCGACTGCAGGTCGCCGGCGAGCGTGAAGGCGTTCGAGGTGACCTTGAACATGCGGCCGAAGCCGCCCGTGGCGATCACGATCGCCTTGGCCATGAAGGTGTGGAGCTCGCCGGTGGCGAACTCGAGCGCCACCACCCCGATGGCCCGGCCGTCTTCGGTGAAGATCACGTCGAGGACGTGGAACTCGTTGTAGAAGGTGATGCCCTGCTTGATCGACTGCTGGTAGAGGGTCTGCAGGATCATGTGCCCGGTGCGGTCGGCCGCGTGGGCGGCGCGGTGCACCGGCGCTTTGCCGTAGTCGCGGGTGTGCCCGCCGAAGCGCCGTTGCGAGATCTTGCCGTTGGGTAGACGGTCGAAGGGCAGGCCCATGTGCTCGAGGTCGATCACGGCGTCGATGACCTCGCGCGCGAACACCTCGGCGGCGTCCTGGTCGGTCAGGTAATCGCCGCCCTTGACGGTGTCGAACATGTGCCATTCCCAGTGGTCTTCTTCGACGTTGCCCAGGGCCGCGCCGATACCGCCCTGGGCCGCACCGGTGTGGCTGCGGGTGGGGTAGAGCTTGCTCACGACCCCGACGTTGGCGCCGTGGCGCGCCGCGAACAGCGCTGCGGTCAAGCCCGAGCCGCCGGCCCCGATGACGAGAACATCATGTACGTGTGCCACGGCTAACCTCCTACCTTGTTGAACGGGAAGCTGAAGAGCAGCATGGTGCCGGTGGCGATCAGCAACGCAACCAGGAAGTAAAGCACGAACTTGATAAAGCTGCGCCAGCCGGCGTGGTGGACGTAGTCGTCGATGACGTAGCGCAGGCCGTTGGTGCCGTGGAGCATCGCCAGCGCGAGCATGACCAGGTCGTAGACCTTGATCAGCGGCTGCGAGAATCTGGACGCGACGTAGTCGTAGTCGATCGAGGTGTTGCTGATCATGATGTTGTTCATGTAGATGTGGCCCAGCACCAGGAAGACCAGCAGCACCCCGGAGACGCGCATGAAGACCCACCAGATGAGCTCGACGTTGGTGCTGGCCTGCTGGCGGGCTTCGTTGAAGTTACGGGTCTTGATCGCCATCAGTGACCTCCGCCCCCGAAGATTTCGGGCAGGATCTTGATCATCGTGGGGATGTAGAGGAGCGCAAACAGCACCAGGACGCCGTACCACAGCTGCTGCTGCACGCGCGTCCCCCAGGAGGTGAAGTCCATGATGAGGATGCGCAGTCCGTTGAGGGCGTGGTAGAGCACGGCTCCGATCACGCCGAGCAGTCCGAGCTGGAACAGGGGCTGGTGGAAGAACTCGAGGATCGCGTTGGAGTACTTGGCACCGAACATCGCGGCCGTGAGCTCGCCTACGTGAACCAATAGGTAGAGCAGGATCGCGACCCCGGTGATCCGGTGGAGGTAAAAAGCCCATTGCCCTTCTCTTCCGCGGTACATATCGCCTCCTTTTACGCCCATAAGTTTAGCACCGCACGCGGCCGTCTCATCTATTTAACGCCCGCGGGCACGCGCCAACCAAGGGGCGAAAGCCCCCTGCCGGCAGCCTAGCACCGGAGCTGGAATGGTAAGGTGACCCCAGGAGGGATCCGCCTTGCAGCAGCTGGCCTACGGCACCCGGATCACGATCGACGCCCGCCACCTGAGCCTCGACGGCCAGGAGGTCGAGGACCGCGCCGCGGAGCTGGCGGCCGCCTGGCCCCTGGGCGGCGGCCTGCGCCGCCACCGCATCGAAGACGACGGCGTGACCCTGGCGTTCCTGGGTTCGCAGGGCTCGCTCCTGCTTCACGCCTTTCCCGACGAGGCGCGCCTCACCGTCGTGGCCTTTACGGTGGGCGCGGTTTCCGCGGCGGCCTTCGTCGGCCGCGTCGAGGAGCTGTTCGAGCTGGGGGTCTACGACCTGCGCCGCAGCCGCTACGGCCACTTCTTCCCCCGGGAGGAGGCGCTGCTCGAACGGGTGCTGCTGGGCGAGCGCTTCCTGGCGAAGGCCCGCGCCGCCGCTACCGCGAGCTGAGCAGACCCGCCTCCCAGTAGGGGCGCAGGTAGCCGAGCTCGAGCTTTTCCCGAACCGCGGGCAGCGCCTCGGCCAGCTCGCGCGCCGTCAGTCCGGTCCGGCCCAGGTGGTCGCCGGCGAGCCCGTGCAGGTAGACGCCCAGGCGCGCCGCGCCCCAGGGGGCGAGGCCCGCGGCCAGGAAGGCCGCGATCGCGCCCGCAAGCACGTCGCCGGCCCCGCCCGTCGCCATCGCCGGGTTGCCCGTGGTGTTGACGGCCGCGCGGCCGGGTTCGCAGAGGACGGTGGGCCCGCCCTTGAGCACCGCGGTGGTGCGGAAGCGGCGTGCCAGCTCGCAGGCGGCCCCCAGCGGGTCCTGCACCACCGTTCCCACGCCGGTCTCCAGCAGCCGTGCCGCCTCGCCCGGGTGGGGGGTGATCACCGTGGGCACGGCGGCCGCGGCGTAGGCCTTCACCACCTCGGGGTAGAGGGCGTCGGCGTCGAGGACGGTGGGCTTCTTGAGCTTCAGCGCCGCCCGCGCCGCGGCCCCGCCGCCGCTGCCGCCGCCCATTCCCACGGCCAGGGCCTCGGCCTTGGCCTCGAAGAGGCGGGCGTCCTGCCAGCGGCTGACCGGGAGCCGCACGGCCTCGAGCGGGGGCTCCACCCGGGCGTCGCTGGGGTAGGCCACGGTCACCAGCCCTGCCCCGGCGCGGTAGGCCCCCAGGGCCGCAAGCGCGGGGGCCCCGGTGTACTCGACCGCGCCGCCCACCACCAGGACGCGGCCCACCGAACCCTTGTGGGCGTGGCCGGGCCGCGACGGAAGCAGCGCCCGCATGGCCGCGGGGGTGAGCAGCTCCGGCAGCTCGCGCGGCTCCAGCAGCGCCGGCGGCAGGCCGATGGGGGCGAGCTGAATGCGGCCGCAGGCGCTGCGGCCGGGGTAGAAGACGTGGTCGGGCTTCAGGCCCGCCAGCGCCACGGTCACGTCGGCGTTCACGTGGGGGGCGTAGGGGAGGCCCGAGGGCACGTCCACGGCGACGACGGGCCGCCCCGCGGCGTTGATGCGCTCCGCGAGCTCGGCCCATGCGCCCTCCAA is a genomic window containing:
- the argC gene encoding N-acetyl-gamma-glutamyl-phosphate reductase, producing the protein MVRVAILGASGYGGSELIRILGRHPGVRLVGFSSRAYAGRPLSAAWPQIDLNTPFVQVEEAVAEAELVFMALPNGIAMKLAPQLVEEGRRVIDLSGDFRLPPDVYEAWYGIRHASPDWYPRARYGLTELFREDLPGAELVANPGCYVTAASLALAPLVAAELDGRVVVTAMSGVSGAGRDAGGTAFAEVNENLRPYKPAGRHRHTAEIEFNLARLRAQGRSLRTHGPAEARPLSFTPHLVPMTRGILVTAYVDPPRGVAPGELAELFATFYAGERFVRLSEDLPQTKGVYGANTVWISPRLDERTGQIVVFAAIDNLVKGASGQAVQNMNVVLGYDEGLGLETHGLWP
- the argJ gene encoding bifunctional glutamate N-acetyltransferase/amino-acid acetyltransferase ArgJ, yielding MRLPEGFTAGATASGIKPSGRPDLALVRIEPEAAWAYVATTNRAAAPCVGRGRRLYADGAPVAGLIVNAGNANCATGERGVLDDRRLAELAAERLGVEPRTVLTASTGVIGVPLPVAKVEAHIGAIELTHDLDAFAEAILTTDTRVKLSERSLPGGARVVGVAKGSGMIHPNMATMLAYLFTDAAVDPDALRRRWPQVVGATFNQVTVDGDTSTNDMAVLFASGRAGPVADGAFWEAVFAVARDLARQIARDGEGAEKLITVRVRGAASEAEARTAARAVAASALWKAAVHGNDPNWGRILVALGYSGARFEPERLEIRLQETVIYDGGAVPYSGIALSQAMQAEEVVVDVDFREGEGAAEAWGCDLTEGYVKINAEYTT
- a CDS encoding dynamin family protein: MIDPELQRLAGEVRGLLAEGLEALARAGETTTPLRQALQDLEGPFLLVVAGEFNSGKSSLLNALLGRELLREGVTPTTDRIQWIAYGEEPGSRALEPGLVVLRLPHPLLKDVHLVDTPGTNAVIEHHQILTERFLPRADLILFTTSADRPYTASERDFLELIRGWGKKVVLVVNKLDLLGPDEAEEVLAYVREQAARTLGVEPPVFGVSARRARAGEDGGVKELEAFIERVLREEAARIKLGSPLGVLERLLEQGGERLGREAEALAAELETCARLEALLARHERRVREEFRGQTAQLREVVAAVQRRAARWLDETLRFGRLFDLMNASKIQKSFEAEVVGEAHRELERKIQESLAWLARAERDLLASALDLLNTRGGARAYDDGAPTLSEQVTRALEAYDSEAEARDLQGLLSRALQHTALAELGAVGLGAGLALALHGLAADVTGVTAGLVAAVLGLSILPRRKRAAQRRVDEGLDRLERELSEGLEATLEGELGRSAARFRALYRDRCAELQDRQQTLQALRERLQELRRRAGALRIELEA
- a CDS encoding DJ-1/PfpI family protein yields the protein MAQKKILMFVGDYMEDYEAMVPFQMLLMAGHQVDAVCPGKKPGDTVKTAIHDFEGDQTYSEKVGHNFAVNADFDLVNPDDYDALLIPGGRAPEYLRLNPRVIKHTQAFAAAGKPIAAICHGAQILAAARVIEGYEISAYPAVGPEVELAGAKYIGPNDTFTNAHTDRNFVTAPAWPAHPEWIRQFLKVLGSRIEP
- a CDS encoding succinate dehydrogenase iron-sulfur subunit is translated as MRVNLKLLRYNPEADQAPHWESYQLDADPMDRVLDLLHKVKWETDGTLAFRRSCGHAICGSCAMMINGVNRLACKTLVQDLSGDTITIEPIRGLPVEKDLVVDMEPFFKAYKAVKPYFINDDPPPARERLQSPEEREIFDEGTKCILCAACTTSCPVFWINGTYIGPSAIVNAHRFIFDSRDQGNAERFRALSGGGGVWRCRTAYNCTEACPREIPVTHLIEEVKRAIMLNQV
- the sdhA gene encoding succinate dehydrogenase flavoprotein subunit — its product is MAHVHDVLVIGAGGSGLTAALFAARHGANVGVVSKLYPTRSHTGAAQGGIGAALGNVEEDHWEWHMFDTVKGGDYLTDQDAAEVFAREVIDAVIDLEHMGLPFDRLPNGKISQRRFGGHTRDYGKAPVHRAAHAADRTGHMILQTLYQQSIKQGITFYNEFHVLDVIFTEDGRAIGVVALEFATGELHTFMAKAIVIATGGFGRMFKVTSNAFTLAGDLQSILYRKGWIPLEDMEFFQFHPTGLYRLGILVTEGARGEGGILRNASGERFMERYAPTIKDLAPRDMVSRAMYLEIKEGRGCGPNKDYICLDLTHLDPDIIEHKLPDIAEFSRTYLGVDPIKEPIPVVPTAHYAMGGIPTTLNGEVIKDGDGTVIPGLYAVGEAACVSLHGANRLGTNSLGDLVVFGRRAGLASARFSEVESFIDLPPDAADPSRELIDGIKSRSQGETPFAIRKDLQETMMDNASVFRTEELLGKQVGIVQELMERYQNVVIQDKGDRFNADLIDALELGFLLDNAEALVHSAKNRKESRGAHAREDYPDRDDDNWLKHTLVYRETPGKVRFAYKPVVLGRFEPKPRTY
- the sdhD gene encoding succinate dehydrogenase, hydrophobic membrane anchor protein, which produces MAIKTRNFNEARQQASTNVELIWWVFMRVSGVLLVFLVLGHIYMNNIMISNTSIDYDYVASRFSQPLIKVYDLVMLALAMLHGTNGLRYVIDDYVHHAGWRSFIKFVLYFLVALLIATGTMLLFSFPFNKVGG
- the sdhC gene encoding succinate dehydrogenase, cytochrome b556 subunit, which encodes MYRGREGQWAFYLHRITGVAILLYLLVHVGELTAAMFGAKYSNAILEFFHQPLFQLGLLGVIGAVLYHALNGLRILIMDFTSWGTRVQQQLWYGVLVLFALLYIPTMIKILPEIFGGGGH
- a CDS encoding NAD(P)H-hydrate dehydratase → MRLFTPEAMRQADARAVELGYPSLLLMEAAGRAVAEAARAAWPEAANYVVVAGKGNNGGDGLVAARWLRLWGREVRVFAPEGHRGDAALARAALEAHLEIEPLEALDLREADVVVDALFGTGLTRPLEGAWAELAERINAAGRPVVAVDVPSGLPYAPHVNADVTVALAGLKPDHVFYPGRSACGRIQLAPIGLPPALLEPRELPELLTPAAMRALLPSRPGHAHKGSVGRVLVVGGAVEYTGAPALAALGAYRAGAGLVTVAYPSDARVEPPLEAVRLPVSRWQDARLFEAKAEALAVGMGGGSGGGAAARAALKLKKPTVLDADALYPEVVKAYAAAAVPTVITPHPGEAARLLETGVGTVVQDPLGAACELARRFRTTAVLKGGPTVLCEPGRAAVNTTGNPAMATGGAGDVLAGAIAAFLAAGLAPWGAARLGVYLHGLAGDHLGRTGLTARELAEALPAVREKLELGYLRPYWEAGLLSSR